In a genomic window of Trichoderma atroviride chromosome 4, complete sequence:
- a CDS encoding uncharacterized protein (EggNog:ENOG41~TransMembrane:1 (i92-112o)), whose translation MGLSNPLRRSRGTRLPMYQNHNSLAKERYSNDGYNSSSDGDSESSFSGPSSLGSRNISDSYPERPFLVQKKPQKPSFQRPSGFYPYRLPPRIVRYVVFTIVGLILLMVGMLARASQVENWKVANGKVGSRPQPPALWEKFPLLQRYYGGIRTLVPLEKNKSEYPKSGDYTPSNPASDGKVENREQEFPSSYSWDNYTGRLEESDIKECFLDAAGKIRPPPIRYYNGRPSGFPQHITGSYEVLNLPEDVCFERYGKFGPYGFGYSIRTGGLGTGEHGENQGAESVWGSGSRVDYRKLDWADIQRRCFQANAGRYKALPAKTPSPNGFFVGSPETAKVQSRDSQPKESDKAKAKGDASAEKTSTGVVKQSRTAIVVRCWDEFLFREDDFANLRSMISELSLASGGRYDVHLLVQVKNDARYPVWADHEIYEQRIRDAIPKEFQGLVTLWTETQMLSLYQGIYDLYSRGPELPVHGVYRGLTMAMQHFAYMHPEYDYFWQWEMDIRYTGHYYDLLSKIENWAKAQPRKGLWERNSRYYFPSVHGTWEDFSHMARVQSEMGAVGSDNVWKNMPGVDGQPPEAATQKKIKTVWGPIRPADEKDWFEGEKDPRPPTTYDADHNQWGVDEEADLITLNPIFDPEGTTWGLKDDITGYNRSLPLPPRRASIITTSRMSRRLLVTMHKMTAHKKQFAFPEMWPSTVALQHGYKAVYAPHPMYVDREWPVDYMAQTYNGGRDGATGGSRTSLYGEREHNLKGLTWFYNSGFGPNLYRRWLGLKVNNDGGEEYEKTADQSGTGSEAGRGEGRMCLPPMLLHPVKGVEIPVEAPPPEELPLEVEMPESDPTA comes from the coding sequence ATGGGGCTCTCAAACCCGTTGCGACGGTCCCGCGGGACACGGCTGCCGATGTATCAGAATCACAATTCACTTGCCAAGGAGCGATATTCGAATGATGGGTATAATTCCTCATCGGACGGCGATTCCGAATCTTCATTTTCGGGCCCCTCGTCATTAGGATCCAGGAACATATCCGACTCGTATCCGGAGCGACCTTTCCTAGTCCAAAAGAAGCCCCAGAAACCTAGCTTCCAGCGGCCGAGTGGTTTCTATCCTTACAGGCTACCACCCCGAATCGTTCGATATGTTGTTTTTACGATAGTAGGATTAATACTTCTCATGGTTGGTATGCTGGCACGGGCAAGCCAAGTTGAGAACTGGAAAgttgccaatggcaaagtaGGTAGCCGGCCGCAACCTCCTGCCCTGTGGGAAAAGTTTCCACTCCTGCAGAGATACTACGGCGGTATACGTACCTTGGTTCCTCTGGAGAAGAATAAATCCGAATATCCCAAGTCTGGCGACTACACACCATCAAATCCAGCTTCAGACGGTAAAGTCGAGAATCGTGAACAGGAATTTCCGTCTAGTTACTCTTGGGACAATTATACCGGAAGACTTGAGGAGTCTGATATTAAAGAGTGTTTTCTGGACGCTGCTGGCAAAATTCGCCCACCACCGATTCGCTACTACAATGGCCGCCCAAGTGGTTTTCCCCAGCATATCACTGGTTCTTATGAAGTGTTGAACCTGCCGGAGGATGTTTGCTTTGAGCGATACGGCAAGTTTGGGCCTTATGGGTTTGGATACTCTATTCGTACCGGTGGCCTAGGCACGGGGGAGCATGGCGAGAATCAGGGCGCTGAGTCAGTCTGGGGATCTGGTTCTCGTGTAGACTACCGCAAGCTCGACTGGGCGGACATTCAACGGCGCTGTTTCCAGGCCAATGCTGGCCGATACAAAGCGTTGCCAGCGAAAACACCATCTCCAAATGGCTTCTTTGTCGGTAGCCCTGAAACAGCAAAGGTCCAGTCGCGTGATTCTCAGCCAAAGGAGAGTGACAAAGCAAAGGCTAAAGGAGATGCTTCTGCAGAAAAAACCAGCACTGGAGTGGTAAAGCAATCACGAACTGCCATCGTAGTTAGATGCTGGGACGAATTCCTATTCCGAGAGGATGACTTTGCGAATCTTCGGTCAATGATTTCGGAGCTTTCACTAGCCTCTGGAGGTCGTTATGACGTCCACCTGCTTGTCCAAGTGAAGAATGATGCTCGATACCCCGTGTGGGCCGATCACGAAATCTACGAGCAAAGGATTCGCGATGCAATCCCCAAAGAATTTCAGGGACTGGTCACCCTTTGGACTGAAACGCAGATGCTGTCCCTGTATCAAGGCATCTACGACCTTTACAGCCGCGGCCCAGAGCTTCCAGTTCACGGAGTCTATCGTGGACTCACCATGGCTATGCAACACTTTGCGTATATGCATCCCGAGTACGACTACTTTTGGCAGTGGGAAATGGACATTCGCTATACGGGACACTACTATGACTTGCTCTCAAAGATCGAAAATTGGGCCAAAGCCCAGCCTAGAAAGGGCCTTTGGGAACGAAACTCGCGATACTACTTCCCCAGTGTTCATGGCACCTGGGAAGACTTTTCACACATGGCTCGAGTGCAAAGCGAGATGGGAGCTGTAGGATCCGACAACGTATGGAAGAATATGCCGGGCGTTGATGGCCAACCCCCAGAAGCCGCCACGCAAAAGAAGATTAAGACTGTTTGGGGCCCAATCCGCCCTGCCGATGAAAAGGACTGGTTCGAGGGTGAAAAGGACCCCAGGCCGCCAACTACGTACGACGCCGATCACAACCAATGGGGCGTGGATGAAGAGGCGGATTTGATTACTCTGAATCCCATCTTTGATCCGGAAGGTACTACTTGGGGTCTGAAGGATGATATTACGGGTTACAACCGCTCACTTCCTTTACCTCCTCGACGagccagcatcatcaccacatcTCGAATGTCAAGACGCCTCCTCGTGACCATGCACAAAATGACTGCGCACAAGAAGCAGTTTGCATTTCCCGAGATGTGGCCCTCCACAGTTGCCCTCCAGCATGGATACAAAGCGGTCTATGCTCCCCACCCTATGTATGTGGACCGTGAATGGCCAGTTGATTATATGGCCCAGACATATAATGGTGGTCGCGATGGAGCCACAGGCGGTTCCCGGACAAGTCTCTATGGCGAGCGCGAGCACAACTTGAAGGGCCTAACTTGGTTTTACAACTCTGGTTTTGGACCCAACCTGTACAGGCGCTGGCTGGGCTTGAAGGTCAATAacgatggcggagaagaataTGAGAAGACGGCAGACCAGAGTGGAACTGGTTCTGAAGCAGGCAGAGGAGAGGGCCGCATGTGCCTTCCGCCTATGCTCCTCCACCCCGTCAAGGGGGTAGAAATTCCCGTCGAGGCACCGCCGCCAGAAGAGCTGCCTCTAGAGGTTGAAATGCCCGAGTCCGATCCTACTGCATAA
- a CDS encoding uncharacterized protein (SECRETED:SignalP(1-22)~TransMembrane:1 (n2-13c31/32o174-194i)~BUSCO:EOG092D3T80), producing MLFLSAARSLLAAAMAFQAVVAHNIVLPARGVECFHESLRKDDKMTVTFQVGDREFGSAGNLDIDFWIMNPSGEYQINERTVSNGDHSFTALYDGKYAYCFGNQHWVANTKEVSFNVHGIVYVTESESSADPLETEVRRLSDLLAQVKDEQQYILFRERTHRNTAESTNSRVKWWNLFVIGIVIGESLFQVWWLRRFFEVKRVV from the exons ATGCTTTTCCTCTCAGCTGCGAGGAgtctcctcgccgccgccatggctttCCAGGCCGTGGTGGCGCACAACATCGTGCTGCCAGCCCGAGGCGTCGAGTGCTTCCACGAGAGCCTGCGCAAGGACGACAAGATGACCGTCACCTTCCAGGTGGGCGACCGCGAGTTTGGCAGTGCAGGCAACCTCGACATCGACTTCTGG ATCATGAACCCCTCGGGCGAATACCAGATCAACGAGAGGACAGTTTCTAACGGCGATCACTCCTTCACGGCTCTCTACGACGGCAAATACGCCTACTGCTTCGGAAACCAGCACTGGGTTGCCAACACCAAGGAAGTCTCCTTCAACGTCCACGGCATCGTCTATGTCACCGAATCCGAATCTAGCGCCGATCCCCTGGAGACTGAAG TCCGACGTCTATCCGATCTCCTCGCCCAGGTCAAGGACGAGCAGCAGTACATTCTCTTCCGTGAGCGCACCCACCGCAACACTGCCGAGAGCACAAACTCCCGAGTCAAGTGGTGGAACTTGTTCGTCATTGGCATCGTCATTGGCGAGTCCCTTTTCCAGGTCTGGTGGCTGCGCCGCTTCTTCGAGGTCAAGCGAGTCGTCTAA